A DNA window from Mycobacterium sp. IDR2000157661 contains the following coding sequences:
- a CDS encoding DUF2505 domain-containing protein has product MSRRRTYTVAFDLPPEKIHQDLTSPEYWHGLIEVYREFTPSELTSLGTDDGGIDVEFVHNLPRSDLPAVARHALPTDVVVTRRQRLDTFDHSRNRATGTYSASIPHAPGRLSGQYALTETATGSRLQYESVCKVWVPLIGGSVEEMILDGITDLFDGERRFTADWIAERH; this is encoded by the coding sequence ATGTCACGGCGGAGGACCTACACCGTCGCGTTCGATCTGCCGCCGGAGAAAATCCACCAGGACCTGACCAGCCCCGAGTACTGGCACGGGCTGATCGAGGTCTATCGGGAGTTCACCCCCTCGGAGCTCACCTCGTTGGGCACAGACGACGGTGGAATCGACGTCGAGTTCGTCCACAATCTGCCGCGATCGGACCTGCCTGCGGTGGCGCGCCACGCGTTGCCCACCGACGTGGTGGTCACCCGTCGTCAGCGCCTCGACACCTTCGACCACTCGCGTAACCGTGCAACGGGCACGTACTCCGCGTCGATTCCGCACGCACCCGGCCGGTTGTCCGGCCAGTATGCGCTCACCGAGACCGCTACCGGCAGTCGGCTTCAGTACGAAAGCGTCTGCAAAGTCTGGGTGCCGCTGATCGGCGGCTCGGTGGAGGAGATGATCCTCGACGGAATCACCGACCTGTTCGACGGCGAACGTCGGTTCACCGCGGACTGGATCGCCGAGCGTCACTGA
- a CDS encoding LmeA family phospholipid-binding protein, which yields MTDPWARPNQPPPPPSSPQGPPPGYPPAPPSPQGAPSPQGAPPPQEPKSGSRLKNLFRDPLSIVLVVVIVVALVLAGLLGGELYARSRANDVVAASVSCVVEDEATASFGVMPPFLLQHMTGHYTNIHIETAGNQIREAKGMKVDIYVEDVRLEDTPDSGGSVGSIVADITWSSEGILQTISDSVPLIGAFVSGVSTNPSEGTVELEGPLGSITTKPTVVDGGIELQVTELTGLGFSLPREAVQPALDVFTAQLTQDYPMNIKADSVTVTDTGVDSRFSTQDAELPKGQQDPCFAGI from the coding sequence GTGACCGACCCCTGGGCCCGCCCCAACCAGCCGCCTCCCCCGCCGTCGTCACCGCAGGGTCCGCCGCCCGGATACCCTCCCGCGCCGCCGTCACCGCAGGGTGCCCCGTCACCGCAGGGTGCCCCGCCGCCGCAGGAGCCGAAGTCGGGTTCCCGGCTCAAGAACCTGTTCCGCGACCCGCTGTCGATCGTGTTGGTCGTGGTCATCGTCGTGGCCCTGGTGCTGGCGGGCCTGCTCGGCGGTGAGCTGTACGCCCGCAGCCGCGCCAACGATGTGGTGGCCGCGTCTGTGTCGTGCGTGGTCGAGGACGAGGCGACGGCGTCGTTCGGGGTGATGCCGCCGTTCCTGCTGCAGCACATGACCGGCCATTACACCAACATCCACATCGAGACCGCGGGCAATCAGATCCGCGAGGCCAAGGGCATGAAGGTCGACATCTACGTCGAGGACGTGAGGCTCGAAGACACGCCTGACTCGGGCGGTTCGGTCGGCTCGATCGTCGCCGACATCACGTGGTCGTCGGAGGGGATCCTGCAGACGATCTCGGATTCGGTCCCGCTGATCGGCGCGTTCGTCAGCGGCGTCTCGACCAATCCGTCCGAAGGCACCGTCGAGTTGGAGGGCCCGCTGGGCAGTATCACGACCAAGCCCACCGTGGTCGACGGCGGCATCGAACTCCAGGTGACGGAACTGACCGGACTCGGGTTCTCGCTGCCTCGGGAGGCGGTCCAGCCGGCGCTCGACGTGTTCACCGCGCAGTTGACCCAGGACTACCCGATGAACATCAAGGCCGACTCGGTCACGGTCACCGACACCGGTGTCGATAGCCGGTTCTCCACCCAGGACGCCGAACTCCCGAAGGGCCAGCAGGACCCCTGCTTTGCCGGGATCTGA
- a CDS encoding carbon-nitrogen hydrolase family protein → MRIALAQILSGTDPSANLATVEENTRRAADEGARMVLFPEATMCRFGVPLAPIAEPIDGPWADGVRAIADCAGIVVVAGMFTPVEGDRAGRVTNTLIATGASSDGSIDAHYDKIHLYDAYGFAESKTVAPGREPVVITVDGVKVGLSLCYDVRFPELYVELAARGAQLITVHASWGSGPGKLEQWTLLARARAIDTTGYVAAVDQARPTDEEVAVGPTGVGGSLVASPVGEVVSAAGADPQLVVCDIDLDAGRKLRETIAVMDNRAEFTRLGRAESRG, encoded by the coding sequence ATGCGGATTGCGCTGGCGCAGATCCTCTCCGGTACCGACCCGTCGGCGAACCTGGCGACGGTCGAGGAGAACACCCGCCGCGCCGCCGACGAGGGCGCGCGCATGGTGCTGTTCCCCGAGGCCACGATGTGCCGGTTCGGCGTGCCGCTGGCGCCGATCGCCGAGCCGATCGACGGGCCGTGGGCCGACGGCGTGCGCGCGATCGCCGACTGCGCGGGGATCGTCGTCGTCGCGGGCATGTTCACTCCTGTCGAGGGAGACCGTGCCGGGCGCGTCACCAACACGCTGATCGCAACCGGCGCAAGCTCCGACGGTTCAATCGACGCGCACTACGATAAGATCCACCTCTACGACGCTTACGGCTTCGCCGAGTCCAAGACCGTGGCGCCGGGTCGCGAACCCGTGGTCATCACGGTCGACGGGGTGAAGGTCGGCCTGAGCCTGTGCTACGACGTCCGCTTCCCGGAGTTGTATGTCGAGTTGGCCGCGCGCGGCGCGCAGCTGATCACGGTGCACGCGTCGTGGGGCAGCGGCCCCGGCAAGCTCGAGCAGTGGACGCTGCTGGCCCGCGCCCGCGCCATCGACACGACCGGATATGTCGCCGCAGTGGACCAGGCACGCCCGACGGACGAGGAGGTGGCCGTCGGGCCCACCGGCGTGGGCGGCAGCCTGGTCGCCTCCCCGGTCGGTGAGGTCGTGTCGGCGGCGGGCGCGGACCCGCAGTTGGTGGTCTGCGACATCGACCTCGACGCGGGGCGAAAGCTGCGCGAGACGATCGCGGTGATGGACAACCGCGCGGAGTTCACCCGGCTCGGTAGGGCAGAATCGCGGGGGTGA
- a CDS encoding DUF2516 family protein, with protein sequence MEIVLLVLMAAVLGATIYAFLHAARQRPDAYTAAGKLTKPAWLAIIGGAGAFALILSLASPSVFGLAIAAVAAGVYLVDVRPKLLEIQGKSR encoded by the coding sequence ATGGAGATCGTCCTTCTTGTTCTCATGGCCGCTGTCTTGGGCGCGACCATATACGCCTTCCTCCACGCGGCTCGGCAGCGACCTGACGCCTACACTGCGGCGGGCAAACTGACGAAGCCGGCCTGGCTGGCCATCATTGGCGGCGCCGGCGCCTTCGCGCTGATCCTCAGCCTCGCCAGCCCCTCGGTCTTCGGGCTCGCGATCGCGGCGGTCGCCGCGGGTGTCTATCTGGTCGACGTGCGGCCCAAGCTGCTCGAGATTCAGGGGAAGTCCCGCTAG
- a CDS encoding class I SAM-dependent methyltransferase translates to MSGPIGQLTRGTTGYNRLRRSDRWLVHSPRVRAALLSAADPLVVDLGYGALPVTTLELAARLRLLRNDIRVVGLEIDPERVRAARENADDDVEFGLGGFELAGMRPVLVRAFNVLRQYPVEAVADAWSTMQRHLAPGGLIVDGTCDELGRRCCWLLLDAGGPVSLTLACDPFAIDRPSDLAERLPKVLIHHNVEGQPIHALLAAADRAWASVAGHGVFGPRVRWRAMLELLHHNGFPVDPARRRMRDGVLTVPWPTVAPTLP, encoded by the coding sequence ATGTCCGGCCCAATCGGCCAGTTGACGCGTGGCACCACCGGATACAACCGCTTGCGCCGCAGCGATCGATGGCTGGTGCACTCGCCCCGGGTCCGCGCCGCGCTGCTGTCGGCCGCCGACCCGTTGGTGGTCGACCTCGGTTACGGCGCGCTGCCGGTCACCACCCTCGAGCTAGCGGCGCGACTACGACTGCTACGCAACGACATTCGGGTCGTCGGCCTGGAGATCGACCCCGAGCGGGTACGCGCTGCCCGCGAAAACGCCGACGACGATGTGGAATTCGGCCTCGGCGGGTTCGAGTTGGCGGGGATGAGGCCGGTTCTGGTGCGGGCGTTCAACGTGCTGCGTCAGTATCCGGTAGAGGCGGTCGCCGACGCGTGGTCGACGATGCAACGGCACCTTGCCCCCGGTGGACTGATCGTCGACGGCACGTGCGACGAGTTGGGCCGGCGCTGCTGCTGGCTCCTGCTCGACGCCGGCGGACCGGTGAGCCTGACGCTGGCCTGCGACCCGTTCGCCATCGACCGCCCCTCCGATCTGGCCGAGCGGCTGCCCAAGGTGCTGATCCACCACAACGTCGAGGGCCAACCGATCCACGCCCTGCTCGCAGCCGCCGACCGCGCATGGGCCAGCGTCGCGGGCCACGGCGTCTTCGGCCCACGCGTGCGGTGGCGGGCGATGCTGGAGCTGTTGCACCACAACGGTTTTCCCGTCGATCCGGCGAGGCGCCGGATGCGCGACGGGGTGCTCACGGTGCCGTGGCCGACGGTGGCGCCGACTCTGCCCTGA
- a CDS encoding DUF2599 domain-containing protein — protein sequence MLAPLAVVGLLAPLAVAPVASAAPSPPPPYVDHVEWAKWGDLSSLRVYPTAAGREASGLATETQAEHAWAEVLALSPDADIPGMKPQFVCHWEFAELSEPGKSSWNLEPWRPEVTEEQMLAAGCNPGGTEEPF from the coding sequence TTGCTCGCTCCGCTCGCGGTGGTTGGATTGCTCGCTCCGCTCGCGGTGGCCCCCGTCGCATCCGCCGCCCCCAGCCCGCCCCCTCCGTACGTCGACCATGTGGAGTGGGCGAAATGGGGTGACCTGTCCAGCCTGCGGGTGTATCCCACGGCCGCTGGGCGTGAGGCGTCGGGGCTGGCCACCGAAACGCAGGCCGAGCACGCGTGGGCCGAGGTGCTGGCGCTGTCACCCGACGCCGACATCCCCGGCATGAAGCCGCAGTTCGTCTGCCACTGGGAGTTCGCCGAGCTCAGCGAGCCCGGCAAGAGCAGCTGGAACCTCGAACCGTGGCGGCCCGAGGTCACCGAGGAGCAGATGCTGGCCGCCGGCTGCAATCCCGGCGGCACCGAAGAACCGTTCTAG
- a CDS encoding agmatinase family protein, with protein MTEQPPNAEGAWAQQAEARLPDRREREEIERSLAHGLEAAPTINDRRISTFVRGELPHFAGERGTFLKCPFIEDVNQVDDAEVAIFGVPLDAGATYRPGTRFGPQGIRRSTNLFGTYNYESGVDLREQLNMVDIGDVFTIPGNLEKSFDQISQAMAHVAGKGVMPVVLGGDHSIGFPTVRGLAPYLDGNVGIIHFDRHVDTQETDLDERMHTTPWFHATNIKDAPATNLVQIGIGGWQAPRAGVKVGRERKSTVITVGDVERVGIEKIAEVALEVAWKDAKAVYLSFDIDVIDAGFVPGTGWPEPGGLLPREALNLIKLVSEPGLAGIEVVECSPPYDWAEQTALLSSRVILDSLAAQIRSGKLGNKAASLQRPAWGP; from the coding sequence GTGACCGAGCAACCCCCCAACGCCGAAGGCGCCTGGGCGCAGCAGGCCGAGGCCCGCCTGCCGGACCGGCGCGAGCGAGAGGAGATCGAACGCAGCCTGGCACACGGGTTGGAGGCGGCGCCGACGATCAACGACCGGCGCATCTCGACGTTCGTGCGCGGCGAGTTGCCGCACTTCGCCGGTGAGCGCGGCACGTTCCTGAAGTGTCCGTTCATCGAGGACGTGAACCAGGTCGACGACGCCGAGGTGGCGATCTTCGGGGTGCCGCTCGACGCAGGCGCCACATACCGGCCCGGCACCCGGTTCGGCCCACAGGGCATTCGCCGTTCGACCAACCTGTTCGGCACCTACAACTACGAGTCCGGCGTCGACCTGCGCGAGCAACTCAATATGGTCGACATCGGCGACGTGTTCACGATCCCGGGCAATCTGGAGAAGTCGTTCGACCAGATCAGTCAGGCCATGGCGCACGTCGCCGGGAAGGGCGTCATGCCCGTGGTGCTCGGCGGCGACCACTCGATCGGCTTCCCGACCGTGCGCGGGCTGGCGCCCTACCTGGACGGCAACGTCGGCATCATCCACTTCGACCGCCACGTCGACACCCAGGAGACCGACCTCGACGAGCGCATGCACACCACGCCGTGGTTCCATGCGACGAACATCAAGGACGCGCCGGCGACGAACCTGGTGCAGATCGGCATCGGCGGCTGGCAGGCGCCGCGGGCCGGCGTCAAGGTCGGCCGCGAGCGCAAGTCCACGGTGATCACGGTCGGCGACGTCGAACGGGTGGGCATAGAAAAAATTGCGGAAGTCGCCCTTGAAGTCGCGTGGAAGGACGCGAAGGCGGTGTACCTGTCGTTCGACATCGACGTCATCGACGCAGGCTTCGTGCCGGGCACCGGGTGGCCCGAGCCTGGCGGGCTGCTGCCCCGCGAGGCGCTCAACCTCATCAAGCTGGTGTCCGAGCCCGGGCTGGCCGGCATCGAGGTCGTCGAGTGCTCGCCGCCGTACGACTGGGCCGAGCAGACGGCGCTGCTGAGCTCGCGGGTGATCCTCGACAGCCTGGCGGCCCAGATCCGCTCCGGCAAGCTCGGCAACAAGGCGGCCTCACTGCAGCGTCCCGCCTGGGGTCCCTGA
- a CDS encoding DUF445 domain-containing protein, giving the protein MAHRPSAGGRVLPVPPAEPVSFAESLAGADSAGDAERRRGLRRMKVVALSFLIGAAIVFLVCSWALANGAPGWVGYVRAAAEAGMIGGLADWFAVTALFRHPLRIPIPHTAIIKRKKDQLGEGLGAFVRENFMSPQVVETKLRDAEVAGRLGKWLSDRAHAERVAAETATVLRVLVEMLRDEDVQHVLDRMIVKRIAEPQWGPPVGRVLASLLQERRQEALLQLLADRAFQWSLNAGEIIERVVERDSPTWSPRWVDHLVGDRIHRELMDFTDKVRRNPDHELRRSATRFLFEFADDLQHDDATIDRAEKVKDQIMGREEVTRAAETAWSAAKRIILESVDDPSSALRTRIADSVVNIGESLRDDADLRDKVDNWIVRAAQHLVGEYGVEITAIITETIERWDADEASRRIELHVGRDLQFIRINGTVVGSLAGLIIYSIAQLLF; this is encoded by the coding sequence GTGGCACACAGACCGAGCGCCGGCGGACGGGTTCTGCCCGTCCCGCCCGCTGAGCCCGTCAGCTTCGCCGAGTCGTTAGCCGGCGCCGATTCGGCCGGAGACGCCGAACGCCGTCGCGGGCTGCGGCGGATGAAGGTCGTCGCGCTGAGCTTCCTCATCGGCGCCGCGATCGTGTTCCTGGTTTGCTCATGGGCGCTGGCCAACGGTGCGCCGGGCTGGGTGGGTTACGTCCGCGCCGCAGCCGAGGCGGGCATGATCGGCGGACTCGCCGACTGGTTCGCGGTCACCGCGCTGTTCCGGCATCCGCTGCGCATCCCGATCCCGCACACCGCGATCATCAAGCGCAAGAAGGACCAACTCGGCGAGGGTCTGGGCGCCTTCGTGCGCGAGAACTTCATGTCCCCGCAGGTGGTGGAGACCAAGTTGCGCGACGCGGAGGTCGCGGGGCGACTGGGCAAGTGGCTGTCCGACCGGGCGCATGCCGAACGCGTCGCTGCCGAAACCGCGACCGTGCTGCGGGTCCTGGTGGAGATGCTGCGCGACGAGGACGTCCAGCACGTGCTCGATCGAATGATCGTCAAGCGCATCGCCGAGCCGCAGTGGGGTCCGCCCGTCGGTCGCGTGCTGGCCAGCCTGCTGCAGGAACGCCGCCAGGAGGCGCTGCTGCAACTGCTCGCCGACCGCGCGTTCCAGTGGTCCCTCAACGCCGGTGAGATCATCGAACGGGTCGTGGAACGCGACTCGCCCACCTGGTCGCCGCGCTGGGTCGACCACCTGGTCGGCGACCGCATTCACCGCGAGTTGATGGACTTCACCGACAAGGTGCGCCGCAACCCCGACCACGAACTGCGGCGCTCGGCCACCCGGTTCCTTTTCGAGTTCGCCGACGACCTGCAGCACGACGACGCGACGATCGACCGTGCCGAGAAGGTCAAGGATCAGATCATGGGCCGCGAGGAGGTCACCCGGGCGGCCGAGACGGCGTGGTCGGCGGCCAAGCGCATCATTCTGGAGTCGGTCGACGATCCGTCGTCGGCGCTGCGCACCCGAATCGCCGACTCGGTGGTCAACATCGGGGAGTCGCTTCGCGACGACGCCGATCTACGCGACAAGGTCGACAACTGGATCGTCCGAGCAGCCCAGCACCTGGTGGGCGAGTACGGCGTGGAGATCACCGCGATCATCACCGAGACCATCGAGCGCTGGGACGCCGATGAGGCGAGTCGCCGCATCGAACTGCACGTCGGACGTGACCTGCAATTCATCCGGATCAACGGCACCGTGGTGGGGTCGCTGGCCGGCCTGATCATCTACTCGATAGCCCAGCTACTATTCTGA
- the deoC gene encoding deoxyribose-phosphate aldolase has product MPGAYRREEVAALVDHTLLKPEATHADVARLTEEAAALGVYAICVSPSMVPIAAQARSPAQKLCAVVGFPSGKHVSAVKAEEARLAVEAGADEVDMVIDVGAALNGETAVVRSDVAAVRAAIAQRVTLKVIVESAALLMLGDEQTLLDACTAAADAGADFVKTSTGFHPAGGASVRAVELMSTVGPQVKASGGIRMAGDAVAMLDAGATRLGLSGTRAVLDGIT; this is encoded by the coding sequence GTGCCTGGTGCCTACCGCCGCGAAGAGGTTGCCGCACTCGTCGATCACACGCTGCTCAAACCCGAGGCGACACACGCCGACGTCGCGCGCCTGACCGAGGAGGCCGCCGCGCTCGGCGTCTACGCGATTTGCGTGTCGCCGTCGATGGTGCCGATCGCCGCGCAGGCCCGCTCGCCGGCCCAGAAGCTGTGTGCGGTCGTGGGATTCCCGTCAGGTAAGCACGTCTCCGCCGTCAAGGCCGAGGAGGCCCGGCTGGCGGTCGAGGCGGGCGCCGACGAGGTCGACATGGTGATCGACGTCGGCGCCGCACTCAACGGCGAGACGGCGGTGGTCCGCTCCGACGTCGCCGCGGTCCGGGCGGCGATCGCGCAGCGCGTCACCCTGAAGGTGATCGTCGAATCGGCCGCGCTGCTGATGCTCGGTGACGAACAGACACTGCTCGACGCGTGTACGGCCGCCGCCGACGCGGGCGCCGACTTCGTCAAGACCTCCACCGGATTCCATCCGGCTGGCGGCGCCTCCGTGCGCGCCGTCGAGCTGATGTCGACGGTCGGCCCGCAGGTCAAGGCCAGCGGTGGAATCCGTATGGCAGGCGACGCGGTGGCGATGCTCGACGCCGGTGCGACCCGGCTCGGCCTCTCCGGCACCCGCGCCGTGCTCGACGGAATTACGTGA
- a CDS encoding TetR/AcrR family transcriptional regulator: protein MAQQTQAVAVKTDGRKRRWHRHKVERRNELVDGTLEAIRRRGSDVSMDEIAAEIGVSKTVLYRYFVDKNDLTTAVMMRFAQTTLIPNMAAALSSNLDGYALTREIIRVYVETVAAEPEPYQFVMANNSASKNHAVATSENIIARMLAVMLRRRMLEAGMDTGGVEPWAYHTVGGVQLATHSWMSNPRMTSDELIDYLTMLSWNALCGIVEVGGSLEKFRGQPHPSPVLPRPVTD from the coding sequence GTGGCACAGCAGACCCAGGCAGTTGCGGTCAAAACCGATGGCCGTAAACGGCGCTGGCACCGGCACAAGGTCGAACGCCGCAACGAGTTGGTGGACGGCACCCTGGAGGCCATCCGACGCCGCGGCAGCGACGTCAGTATGGATGAGATCGCCGCCGAGATCGGGGTCTCGAAGACCGTGCTGTACCGCTACTTCGTCGACAAGAACGACCTGACGACCGCGGTGATGATGCGGTTCGCCCAGACCACGCTGATCCCCAACATGGCCGCCGCGCTGTCGTCGAACCTGGACGGCTATGCGCTGACCCGAGAGATCATCCGCGTCTACGTCGAGACAGTGGCCGCCGAACCCGAGCCCTACCAGTTCGTGATGGCCAACAACTCGGCGAGCAAGAACCACGCGGTCGCGACGTCGGAGAACATCATCGCCCGCATGCTGGCGGTGATGCTGCGGCGCCGGATGCTGGAGGCGGGCATGGACACCGGTGGGGTGGAGCCGTGGGCCTACCACACGGTCGGCGGGGTGCAACTCGCCACGCACTCGTGGATGTCGAATCCGCGGATGACCTCCGACGAGTTGATCGACTACCTGACGATGCTGTCGTGGAACGCGTTGTGCGGGATCGTCGAGGTGGGCGGGTCGCTGGAGAAGTTCCGCGGGCAGCCGCACCCGTCGCCCGTCCTGCCCCGGCCCGTCACCGACTAA
- a CDS encoding sodium:solute symporter family protein yields MILLGVGISVAVVVLVGFWVARRVGGDSANFLVAGRSLTLPLVGAALMGQAVDTNATLGNTDLTSQFGFWAGATLPLGLALCLFLTGLFFAAPMNRMGLTTLPDYYRLRFGRPVEVAAAVLMMLAFAILVAGNLVAGGFLFEYFVGFPYWLGVVLIVAIVLAYTAAGGMLADAYTAIIQMSLILVGAIATLIWVAVAYGLTIPDGMGPFDFGQLSDPAQGATVNWATLIALGIGDIVAIDFMQRIFSARSPQVARRACFVGAAGAAAIGIPFALVALASTAIVPADSSGPVLFVLLDQYAPIGLTVLLLAGIVGASMSTANGAILGTAAVAVRNIGGVRRVHIEGRADPLLRATRWAMVPVVVVAVVFAIRVPQTGILLTLAFDLLLACLLVPFVLGLVWRKGTALAAGAAIAVGLTVRLVLFAMTPTMYGVDNTILYLPNGVFDAAFDGWPTFIAFASSLLTYVTVALVMPASPLRGLDIRVAEDLDEALAEAEIAEAEADLVRAESAPPSATAP; encoded by the coding sequence ATGATCCTTCTCGGAGTAGGCATCAGCGTCGCCGTCGTCGTCCTCGTCGGGTTCTGGGTGGCCCGCCGCGTCGGCGGCGACAGCGCCAACTTCCTGGTGGCCGGGCGCAGCCTGACGCTGCCACTGGTGGGCGCGGCGCTGATGGGTCAGGCCGTCGACACCAACGCCACCCTCGGCAACACCGATCTGACGTCGCAGTTCGGCTTCTGGGCCGGCGCGACCCTGCCGCTGGGGCTGGCGCTGTGCCTTTTCCTCACGGGCCTGTTCTTCGCCGCACCGATGAACCGGATGGGGCTGACCACCCTCCCGGACTACTACCGCCTACGGTTCGGCCGCCCGGTCGAGGTCGCCGCGGCGGTGCTGATGATGCTCGCCTTCGCGATCCTGGTGGCGGGCAACCTGGTCGCCGGCGGGTTCCTCTTCGAGTACTTCGTGGGCTTCCCGTACTGGCTCGGCGTGGTGCTGATCGTGGCGATCGTGCTGGCCTACACCGCCGCAGGCGGCATGCTGGCCGACGCGTACACCGCCATCATCCAGATGTCGCTGATCCTCGTCGGCGCCATCGCGACGCTGATCTGGGTGGCGGTGGCGTACGGGTTGACGATCCCGGACGGCATGGGGCCCTTCGACTTCGGGCAGCTCTCCGATCCCGCGCAGGGCGCCACCGTCAACTGGGCCACGTTGATCGCGCTCGGTATCGGCGACATCGTGGCGATCGACTTCATGCAGCGCATCTTCTCGGCGCGCTCACCTCAGGTCGCCCGGCGGGCCTGTTTCGTCGGCGCGGCGGGCGCGGCGGCGATCGGCATCCCGTTCGCGCTCGTCGCTCTTGCCTCGACGGCGATCGTGCCCGCGGACAGCAGCGGTCCGGTGTTGTTCGTGCTGCTCGACCAGTACGCGCCGATCGGGCTGACCGTGCTGCTGCTCGCGGGCATCGTGGGCGCGTCGATGAGCACCGCCAACGGCGCGATCCTGGGCACGGCCGCGGTGGCGGTGCGCAACATCGGCGGTGTGCGCCGGGTCCACATCGAGGGGCGCGCCGATCCGCTGTTGCGGGCCACCCGGTGGGCGATGGTGCCGGTGGTGGTGGTCGCGGTGGTCTTCGCGATCAGGGTGCCCCAGACCGGCATCCTGCTCACCCTCGCGTTCGACCTGCTGCTGGCCTGCCTGCTGGTGCCGTTCGTCCTCGGACTGGTCTGGCGCAAGGGGACGGCGCTGGCGGCAGGCGCGGCGATCGCCGTCGGCCTGACCGTGCGACTGGTGCTGTTCGCGATGACGCCGACGATGTACGGCGTCGACAACACCATTCTGTACCTGCCCAACGGGGTGTTCGACGCCGCGTTCGACGGCTGGCCGACCTTCATCGCGTTCGCGTCGTCGCTGCTCACCTACGTCACGGTTGCCCTCGTGATGCCGGCTTCGCCGCTGCGCGGGCTCGACATCCGGGTCGCCGAGGACCTCGACGAGGCGCTGGCGGAAGCCGAAATCGCCGAGGCCGAGGCGGATCTCGTCAGGGCAGAGTCGGCGCCACCGTCGGCCACGGCACCGTGA
- a CDS encoding helix-turn-helix domain-containing protein, translating into MTQDENLAAVVTNAAQDIGTFIRTQREAAQVSVRQLAEKAGVSNPYLSQIERGLRKPSADVLNQIAKALRVSAEVLYVRAGILEPGETSEVRDAIVNDTVISERQKRVLLDIYTTFCQQNEGQQNEGQQNEGQQNEGQQRAVGQNEAEGVQTGEEPTTD; encoded by the coding sequence ATGACGCAGGATGAGAATCTTGCCGCCGTGGTGACCAACGCCGCGCAGGACATCGGCACCTTCATCCGCACCCAGCGTGAAGCTGCTCAGGTGTCCGTGCGGCAGCTGGCCGAGAAGGCCGGCGTCAGTAATCCCTACCTCAGCCAGATCGAGCGGGGATTACGGAAACCCTCCGCCGACGTGCTGAACCAGATCGCGAAGGCGTTGCGGGTGTCCGCCGAAGTGCTCTATGTCCGGGCCGGGATCCTCGAGCCGGGCGAGACGAGCGAGGTGCGCGACGCCATCGTCAACGACACGGTGATCAGCGAGCGGCAGAAGCGCGTGCTGCTGGACATCTACACGACCTTCTGCCAGCAGAACGAAGGCCAGCAGAACGAAGGCCAGCAGAACGAAGGCCAGCAGAACGAAGGCCAACAGCGCGCGGTCGGGCAGAACGAAGCCGAAGGTGTCCAGACAGGTGAGGAGCCGACGACTGACTGA
- a CDS encoding DUF2505 domain-containing protein: MPRSFDMATEYGGSVEQVHRAFRDERYWMARLTDSGADDYSLEALVVDDGGGIDVVTTQRILAHRLPGVVQQFHRGELRLLREETWSPIAGGKAAAAITLTIDGAPATLSGSAELVPIQDGQRSRLDFHAEVEVRVPLVGGKIENFIGSQLVDLLIAEQRFTTLWIAENA, encoded by the coding sequence ATGCCACGTTCATTCGACATGGCCACCGAGTACGGCGGCAGCGTCGAACAGGTGCACCGGGCGTTCCGCGACGAACGGTACTGGATGGCCCGGCTGACCGACTCCGGCGCGGACGACTACTCGCTGGAAGCGTTGGTCGTCGACGACGGCGGCGGCATCGACGTCGTCACGACACAGCGGATTCTGGCCCACCGACTGCCCGGGGTCGTGCAGCAGTTCCACCGCGGCGAGCTACGCCTGCTCCGGGAAGAGACGTGGTCGCCGATCGCGGGCGGGAAGGCGGCGGCGGCGATCACCCTGACGATCGACGGTGCGCCTGCGACGCTGAGCGGCAGCGCCGAACTGGTTCCGATCCAGGACGGGCAGCGGTCACGGCTGGACTTCCACGCCGAGGTCGAGGTGCGGGTGCCGCTCGTCGGCGGCAAGATCGAGAACTTCATCGGCAGCCAACTGGTCGACCTGCTGATCGCCGAACAGCGCTTCACCACGCTGTGGATCGCCGAGAACGCCTAG